The following coding sequences lie in one Candidatus Methylomirabilis lanthanidiphila genomic window:
- a CDS encoding GHMP kinase yields MAELIVAKAPTRIDFAGGTLDIPPLHLFHQPAITVNVAINLIADVTVTRRPGRAIRLVASDQERRLTWPSRDKIAWTRQPFLEMLARLIQSLAPDTGLDIRTACQAPAGAGTGGSSALAVATAAALSAVAGRSLDRKALIEHAKAIETQAIRVPTGYQDYYAAAYGGASSIEFGLAGIHRTSIARQTFLMELQRHLLLLYLGKPRFSGANNWDLFKRHMEGDRKTFAFFDALQENALAMRDAFLQEDLTGIARLLNRDWETRRRALPTMSSPAIDRLIHTLKRAGALGARVCGAGGGGCLALIIEPEARAALIAIAEAAGARVLPCSVNMRGLVVRRSKDSFQRSAVSKTGQAVALLKADDQ; encoded by the coding sequence ATGGCGGAACTGATCGTTGCCAAGGCGCCGACGCGTATCGACTTTGCGGGCGGCACACTCGACATCCCGCCGCTCCACCTCTTTCACCAACCGGCGATCACCGTGAATGTCGCGATCAACCTTATTGCCGATGTGACTGTGACGCGGCGGCCTGGGCGCGCGATCCGACTAGTCGCATCCGATCAAGAACGACGACTGACCTGGCCATCGCGAGACAAGATCGCCTGGACACGCCAGCCGTTTCTGGAGATGCTGGCCAGGCTGATCCAGTCACTCGCACCCGACACCGGTCTGGATATCCGAACCGCCTGTCAGGCGCCGGCCGGCGCGGGGACCGGCGGTTCTTCAGCGCTGGCGGTCGCAACGGCGGCCGCCTTGTCGGCAGTCGCAGGCCGGTCGCTCGACCGCAAGGCACTGATCGAGCACGCAAAGGCCATCGAGACGCAGGCGATCCGTGTCCCCACCGGTTATCAGGATTACTACGCCGCTGCCTATGGCGGCGCCAGCAGCATCGAATTTGGACTCGCCGGCATCCACAGGACCTCGATTGCACGGCAGACATTTCTCATGGAGCTTCAGCGGCATCTCTTGCTTCTCTATCTCGGTAAACCGCGCTTCTCAGGCGCCAACAATTGGGACCTGTTCAAGCGCCACATGGAGGGGGATCGGAAGACATTCGCCTTCTTCGACGCGCTCCAGGAGAATGCCCTCGCCATGCGGGACGCCTTCCTCCAGGAGGACCTGACGGGGATCGCCAGGCTCCTGAATCGGGATTGGGAGACCCGGCGACGGGCGCTCCCCACCATGAGCAGCCCCGCCATTGACCGATTGATTCATACCTTGAAGCGGGCTGGAGCACTCGGGGCCAGGGTCTGCGGTGCGGGCGGCGGAGGCTGCCTTGCCCTTATCATCGAACCGGAGGCCAGGGCGGCGCTTATCGCCATCGCCGAGGCCGCAGGCGCCAGGGTCCTGCCTTGTAGCGTGAATATGCGAGGCTTGGTGGTTCGACGCAGTAAGGACAGCTTTCAGCGATCAGCCGTCAGCAAGACAGGACAAGCCGTGGCGCTGCTAAAAGCTGATGACCAATAG